The genomic segment ATTTACCATGTTGACATCTATGTATCTAGGTAAGAAAATTAACAGTGAGGAATAGAAGGGAGATAAGAGATGAATATTACTTTAGGTAGTCTTATTGGGGATTTTATCCTTGTAGCAGGCTCATTTCTTCTGTTAATCATTTTAATCAAGAAATTTGCCTGGGAGAATATCACAAGTACTTTTGAGCAACGTGCTAAAAAGATTTCAGACGATATTGATGGTGCAGAATCAGCTCGTCAAAAAGCAGAAGATTTAGCGCAAAAAAGAGAAACAGAATTAGCAGGTAGTCGTCAGGAAGCGACAACCATTATTGAGAATGCTAAAGAAACTGCTGAGAAAAATAAGGCAGGAATCTTGGCAGATGCAGCTGATGAAGCTGGACGTTTAAAAGAGAAAGCAAATCAAGAAATTGCTCAAACCAAAGCAGAAGCCTTGAACAGTATTAAAGGTGATGTAGCTGATTTGACTGTAAATCTTGCTAGTAAAATTTTAGGCCAACAGTTGGATCAAGAAGCTCACAAAGAGTTGATTGACCTCTACATTGACAAGCTAGGAGATGCTTAATGGACAAAAAAAGATTTGCGGTAATTGAAAAATATACCACACCTTTTGTCCAGCTTGTGATTGAAAAAGGGCAACAAAAAGATGTCTTTGAACAGCTTCATCAAATGAAAGACATTTTGGATGATACAAACTTAGTTGCCTTTCTATCACACATTGGTGTTGATGATACAGAAAAAGAAAAAAGCCTTCGCTATTTTCAAGGATCTGATTCGCTTTTGATTGACAACTTCATTGAAGTTATTATTCACAATCATCGTGAAGATCTTTTTTATGATATTTTAGTAGAAAGTCTTCATCAGCTTGAAATGATTAGTAATGAATTTGAAGTGACGATTAAATCCATTCAGACTTTATCTGAGACTCAAAAATCCAAAATTATTCCAATTGTTGAGCGAAAATTTGGATTGCAAGTTCGTTCCTTAAAAGAAGAACTTGATGCGAGCCTTATTGGTGGCTTTATCATCACTGCTAATAATAAGACAATTGATGCAAGTATTAAACGTCAATTACAAACAGTAAAAGAAAAATTGAAATAGAAAGTGGTGTGAATTTTGGCGATTAACGCACAAGAAATCAGCGCTTTGATTAAGCAACAAATTGAAAATTTCCAGCCAAATTTTGACGTCACGGAAACAGGGGTCGTCACTTATATTGGTGATGGAATCGCACGTGCCCATGGTCTTGATAATGCCATGAGTGGTGAGTTGTTGATTTTTGAAAATGGCTCATATGGTATGGCACAAAACTTAGAATCAACAGATGTTGGGATTATCATTCTAGGTGATTTTACTGATATTCGCGAAGGTGATACAATCCGTCGTACTGGTAAAATCATGGAAGTACCTGTTGGAGATGCTTTGATTGGGCGGGTTGTTGATCCACTTGGTCGTCCGGTTGATGGACTTGGTGAAGTCAAGACAGACAAGACACGCCCAGTTGAAACGCCTGCTCCAGGAGTTATGCAACGGAAATCTGTATCAGAACCTCTTCAAACGGGGTTGAAAGCGATTGATGCTTTGGTACCAATTGGTCGTGGTCAACGGGAATTGATTATCGGAGATCGTCAAACTGGTAAAACAAGTATTGCAATTGATGCGATTTTGAACCAAAAGGGACAAGATATGATTTGTATCTACGTTGCTATTGGACAGAAAGAGTCAACGGTTCGTACGCAAGTAGAAACGCTTCGTCAGTATGGAGCGCTTGATTATACAATCGTTGTGACGGCGTCAGCCTCTCAACCGTCACCATTGCTGTTTTTGGCTCCTTATGCTGGTGTGGCAATGGCAGAAGAATTTATGTATAATGGTAAACACGTTTTGATTGTTTATGATGATTTATCCAAACAAGCGGTTGCCTATCGTGAACTGTCACTTTTACTTCGTCGTCCACCAGGTCGTGAAGCTTTCCCTGGAGATGTGTTCTATCTTCACAGCCGTCTTTTGGAACGGTCTGCAAAAGTTTCAGATGAACTAGGCGGTGGCTCTATCACAGCGTTGCCGTTTATTGAAACACAAGCAGGAGACATTTCAGCTTATATCGCAACTAATGTGATTTCCATTACAGACGGTCAAATCTTCTTGAGCGATAGTCTCTTTAATGGGGGGGTTCGACCAGCTATTGATGCCGGCTCATCTGTATCGCGTGTAGGTGGTTCTGCTCAGATAAAAGCTATGAAGAAGGTAGCTGGTACACTCCGTATTGACCTTGCTTCTTATCGTGAACTAGAAGCCTTTACCAAGTTTGGTAGTGATTTGGATGCTGCGACACAAGCAAAGTTAAACCGTGGTCGTCGGACAGTAGAAGTATTGAAACAGCCTGTTCATGAACCACTACCAGTTGAAAAACAAGTGGTTATCTTGTATGCATTGATACATGGCTTCTTGGATAGTGTACCTGTTGATGATATTCTTCGTTTTGAAGCAGAATTGTTTGATTACTTTGATGCTCATCATGAAGGCATCTATGAAACTATTCGTCGGACAAAAGATCTTCCAGAAGAAGCTGCTCTAGATGCTGCAATTACTGAATTTATCAATCAGTCGAGCTTCAAGTAAGAAGAGAGGTGTCAGATGGCAGTTTCATTAAATGATATAAAAAATAAAATTGCATCCACAAAAAACAC from the Streptococcus constellatus subsp. constellatus genome contains:
- the atpF gene encoding F0F1 ATP synthase subunit B — its product is MNITLGSLIGDFILVAGSFLLLIILIKKFAWENITSTFEQRAKKISDDIDGAESARQKAEDLAQKRETELAGSRQEATTIIENAKETAEKNKAGILADAADEAGRLKEKANQEIAQTKAEALNSIKGDVADLTVNLASKILGQQLDQEAHKELIDLYIDKLGDA
- a CDS encoding F0F1 ATP synthase subunit delta, which produces MDKKRFAVIEKYTTPFVQLVIEKGQQKDVFEQLHQMKDILDDTNLVAFLSHIGVDDTEKEKSLRYFQGSDSLLIDNFIEVIIHNHREDLFYDILVESLHQLEMISNEFEVTIKSIQTLSETQKSKIIPIVERKFGLQVRSLKEELDASLIGGFIITANNKTIDASIKRQLQTVKEKLK
- the atpA gene encoding F0F1 ATP synthase subunit alpha gives rise to the protein MAINAQEISALIKQQIENFQPNFDVTETGVVTYIGDGIARAHGLDNAMSGELLIFENGSYGMAQNLESTDVGIIILGDFTDIREGDTIRRTGKIMEVPVGDALIGRVVDPLGRPVDGLGEVKTDKTRPVETPAPGVMQRKSVSEPLQTGLKAIDALVPIGRGQRELIIGDRQTGKTSIAIDAILNQKGQDMICIYVAIGQKESTVRTQVETLRQYGALDYTIVVTASASQPSPLLFLAPYAGVAMAEEFMYNGKHVLIVYDDLSKQAVAYRELSLLLRRPPGREAFPGDVFYLHSRLLERSAKVSDELGGGSITALPFIETQAGDISAYIATNVISITDGQIFLSDSLFNGGVRPAIDAGSSVSRVGGSAQIKAMKKVAGTLRIDLASYRELEAFTKFGSDLDAATQAKLNRGRRTVEVLKQPVHEPLPVEKQVVILYALIHGFLDSVPVDDILRFEAELFDYFDAHHEGIYETIRRTKDLPEEAALDAAITEFINQSSFK